One part of the Desulfobacterales bacterium genome encodes these proteins:
- a CDS encoding dynamin family protein: protein MDSNNETKDKLLKINREIVQVIQNIKIIYKNYDSVFEFWEKICLHINNQLNENIIRIGIVGTIKSGKSTFVNYLFNGDHLKRGAGVITSIVTKVRIGKKLNAKLYCKSWEEINNEINQALILFPNFRSDSEGFDIKNKNHRDLLQNSLNQTEMNKMFIDGEKNPNIVLLISYLNGFEKVKDIISDKNSIKEYDENNFNLHTEFVSDDALSVYLKDIQLEIQSESIGNSVEIADCQGSDSTNPLHITMIQDYLLSANFVIYLISSRTGLRSADIKFLSMMKNMGVSENIIFVINCDLNEHESLKGLKTLIQKTKDDLIFFNPLSDIYAFSALYNLFNGNIKFLSKKDKMKLNHWQHEEEMINFSNIETKKFKNYFYNKINNEGLSILYKNHIERLNIVISSILQWIHITKSIIKKDAHSANRAIEDVHGHQAKINKIKLIIKNSLDGAAKKIKSNMKSDIDNFFVNKSKSLMDEIVKFIKNYESPYDKLNNSKDNFVQSIYIIFQQFKRALDFFITETITPKVITFLKENEQHVVDELYEITKTFDSMINDAVYEYSKEIGGIGNLINKTNYQLQSPSISIIKEQYGLKIPHASMMINYNTKMKAEAIMQFSFYSITKFLKKMFKKQETDDQTNKTNALDASIVKIKKETINSIKFFITDYKENVKFQYALKFVDSVSDYLYEGLTSHFSAYTADLDKLSYIMNKTEFSKKEIIEALNRNETICKNIKESISL from the coding sequence ATGGATTCAAACAACGAAACAAAAGACAAACTCTTAAAAATTAATAGAGAAATTGTTCAAGTTATACAAAATATTAAAATCATATATAAAAATTACGACTCAGTTTTTGAATTTTGGGAAAAAATCTGCTTACATATAAATAATCAATTAAATGAAAATATTATACGAATCGGGATCGTAGGAACAATAAAGTCTGGAAAAAGCACTTTCGTTAATTATCTGTTTAATGGAGATCATTTAAAACGAGGTGCAGGAGTAATAACATCTATTGTAACAAAAGTTAGGATCGGCAAAAAACTTAATGCTAAACTCTATTGCAAGTCATGGGAAGAGATAAACAATGAAATTAATCAAGCACTTATTTTATTCCCTAATTTTCGATCAGATAGTGAAGGATTTGATATAAAAAATAAAAATCATAGGGATTTGTTACAAAATTCGTTAAACCAAACAGAAATGAATAAAATGTTTATTGATGGAGAAAAAAATCCGAACATTGTTTTATTAATATCTTATCTGAATGGATTTGAAAAAGTTAAAGATATTATTTCAGATAAAAATTCGATAAAAGAATATGACGAAAATAATTTTAACCTGCACACTGAATTTGTTTCAGATGATGCTCTTTCCGTGTATTTAAAAGATATACAACTTGAAATACAATCAGAAAGTATTGGAAACAGTGTTGAAATAGCCGATTGTCAAGGAAGTGATTCTACCAATCCCCTTCATATAACAATGATTCAAGATTATCTTTTATCAGCAAACTTTGTTATTTACCTTATAAGCAGTAGAACCGGACTTAGAAGCGCTGATATAAAATTTTTATCCATGATGAAAAACATGGGTGTAAGTGAAAACATAATATTTGTTATAAACTGCGATTTAAACGAACACGAGTCTCTAAAAGGGTTAAAAACATTGATTCAAAAAACAAAGGATGATCTTATTTTTTTTAATCCATTATCCGATATTTATGCATTTTCAGCCTTATACAATCTTTTTAATGGGAATATAAAATTTTTATCCAAAAAGGACAAAATGAAACTTAATCATTGGCAACATGAAGAAGAAATGATTAATTTTTCAAACATTGAAACAAAGAAATTTAAAAATTATTTTTATAATAAAATTAATAATGAAGGTTTAAGTATTCTATACAAGAATCATATTGAGCGATTAAATATAGTTATATCTTCAATATTACAATGGATACACATAACTAAAAGCATAATTAAAAAAGATGCACATAGCGCTAATAGGGCAATAGAAGATGTGCATGGGCATCAAGCAAAAATAAATAAAATCAAACTTATAATAAAAAATTCCCTTGATGGAGCTGCAAAAAAAATTAAATCTAACATGAAATCGGATATAGATAATTTTTTTGTTAATAAATCAAAATCTCTTATGGATGAAATCGTCAAATTTATAAAAAATTACGAATCGCCCTATGATAAACTCAATAATTCAAAAGATAATTTTGTTCAGTCTATTTATATTATTTTTCAACAATTTAAAAGGGCATTAGACTTTTTTATTACTGAAACTATAACGCCAAAAGTAATAACATTTTTAAAAGAAAATGAACAACACGTTGTAGATGAACTATACGAAATAACTAAAACTTTTGATTCAATGATAAATGATGCTGTTTATGAATATTCAAAAGAAATTGGAGGAATCGGAAATTTAATAAATAAAACGAACTATCAATTACAATCACCGTCAATCAGCATAATTAAGGAGCAATATGGACTCAAAATACCGCATGCTTCCATGATGATTAACTATAACACTAAAATGAAAGCTGAAGCTATAATGCAGTTTAGTTTTTATTCTATAACAAAATTTTTAAAAAAAATGTTTAAAAAACAGGAGACTGACGATCAAACAAATAAAACAAACGCATTAGACGCGTCAATCGTTAAAATCAAAAAAGAAACGATAAATTCAATCAAGTTTTTCATAACAGATTATAAAGAAAACGTAAAATTTCAATACGCATTAAAATTTGTAGATTCTGTATCTGACTATCTTTATGAAGGATTGACGAGCCATTTTTCAGCATACACAGCAGATCTTGATAAATTATCCTATATCATGAACAAAACAGAATTTAGTAAAAAAGAAATAATTGAAGCCTTAAATAGGAATGAAACAATATGCAAAAATATTAAAGAATCCATTAGTTTATAA
- a CDS encoding class I fructose-bisphosphate aldolase family protein: MTIIGKSIRMERIINRTTGNTVIVPIDHGMSVGPIQGIVDMKDAVQKISDGGANAIVEHKGMVGAGHRKSGKDIGLIIHLSASTSLSPYPHTKTLVCSVEEAIKLGADAVSIHINLGDSEEKEMLKDFGEVSYKAKEWGMPLLAMIYPRGQKITDEYDVKVIKHAARVGNEIGADIVKVSYTGSPETFHEVVSGCFVPVVIAGGPKMDSDQAILEMVRGAMDAGAKGASIGRNIFQHKNPELMVKAISAIVHENFTVEQAIKMLNAPA; encoded by the coding sequence ATGACAATAATAGGAAAATCAATTAGGATGGAGAGAATCATTAATAGAACTACTGGAAATACTGTAATTGTGCCTATAGACCATGGGATGTCTGTAGGACCAATTCAAGGTATTGTTGACATGAAAGATGCTGTCCAGAAAATATCAGATGGTGGCGCTAATGCTATAGTCGAACATAAAGGAATGGTTGGCGCTGGGCATAGAAAATCGGGGAAGGATATCGGTCTTATCATTCATCTTTCTGCATCAACCTCTCTTTCACCCTACCCACATACTAAAACTCTTGTGTGTTCTGTTGAAGAAGCAATAAAATTAGGAGCAGATGCTGTATCAATTCATATAAATCTTGGGGATAGCGAAGAAAAAGAAATGCTTAAAGATTTTGGAGAAGTAAGTTACAAAGCAAAAGAATGGGGCATGCCTTTACTTGCTATGATTTATCCAAGAGGACAAAAAATTACCGATGAATATGACGTAAAAGTTATAAAACACGCAGCAAGAGTAGGCAATGAAATAGGAGCTGATATCGTGAAGGTTTCTTACACTGGTTCCCCTGAAACCTTCCATGAAGTTGTTTCTGGATGTTTTGTCCCTGTTGTAATTGCTGGAGGACCTAAAATGGATTCCGACCAAGCTATCCTTGAAATGGTAAGAGGCGCTATGGATGCTGGCGCTAAAGGCGCATCTATAGGAAGAAATATATTCCAGCATAAAAATCCAGAATTAATGGTTAAGGCTATTTCGGCTATTGTTCACGAAAATTTTACTGTTGAACAAGCTATAAAAATGTTGAATGCCCCTGCTTAG
- a CDS encoding 3-dehydroquinate synthase II produces the protein MKKIWVKVDPWNKNLVTTALEGGADGIMVPSGFSQKVKELGRITTIADDGDIVLGKDAVVFTIKSGEDEDEIAKISKEKLVILQCSDWTIIPLENLIAKGADVVTTVKNLEEAKTAFGILEKGVNQILFDTQDVSELKKALSSLKSQEEKTPLVEAEIIEIKSLGMGDRVCVDTCSLMTEGQGMLVGNSSSFLFLVHAESVVNPYVSPRPFRVNAGPVHAYTRVAGGKTKYLSELSSGDQVIIVDYKGNTTSAIVGRLKIEKRPLILVKALVSDKIITSILQNAETIRLTSPDGKPLSVVSLKPKDKVLVAVEEWGRHFGHKIQETITEK, from the coding sequence ATGAAAAAAATTTGGGTTAAAGTTGATCCTTGGAATAAAAATCTTGTAACCACTGCCCTTGAAGGAGGAGCTGACGGAATAATGGTTCCTTCTGGTTTTTCCCAAAAAGTGAAAGAACTTGGCAGAATAACAACTATTGCCGATGATGGAGATATAGTTCTTGGCAAAGATGCGGTTGTTTTTACAATTAAAAGCGGAGAAGATGAAGATGAAATTGCAAAAATTTCTAAAGAAAAATTAGTTATATTGCAATGTTCAGACTGGACAATAATTCCCCTTGAAAACCTTATAGCTAAAGGTGCTGATGTTGTTACTACTGTAAAAAACCTTGAAGAAGCAAAAACAGCCTTTGGTATCCTTGAAAAAGGAGTAAACCAAATATTATTTGACACCCAAGACGTTAGTGAGCTAAAAAAAGCTTTATCATCTTTAAAATCCCAAGAAGAAAAAACACCTCTTGTTGAAGCTGAAATTATTGAAATAAAATCTCTTGGAATGGGAGATAGAGTTTGTGTTGATACCTGTTCATTAATGACTGAAGGGCAAGGCATGCTTGTTGGAAACTCAAGTAGTTTTCTTTTTCTTGTTCATGCGGAAAGTGTTGTTAATCCCTATGTGTCGCCAAGGCCTTTTAGAGTTAATGCCGGACCTGTTCATGCTTACACAAGAGTTGCTGGAGGAAAAACAAAATACCTTTCAGAACTTTCTTCCGGAGACCAAGTTATAATTGTAGATTATAAAGGTAATACAACATCAGCAATTGTTGGAAGATTAAAAATTGAGAAAAGACCGTTAATTCTTGTAAAAGCATTAGTTTCAGATAAAATAATAACTTCAATTTTGCAGAATGCTGAAACTATAAGACTTACAAGTCCTGACGGAAAACCATTATCCGTTGTTTCTCTAAAACCAAAAGATAAAGTTCTTGTTGCCGTTGAAGAATGGGGAAGACATTTTGGGCATAAAATTCAAGAAACCATAACTGAGAAATAG
- the pheA gene encoding prephenate dehydratase — protein MCSEEKNKTNERITGIRNAIDDIDEKILHLINQRLDLAKEIGKVKAETGNNILDKSRETELLRRLCSLNQGPLRDNEIHYIFNDIITVSRELQKPLRVAYLGPPATFSHLAAMNHFGNIVSCVPQPGIHEIFSEVEKGSCYYGIVPVENSIEGAVNITLDLFFESDLKICAEQYQTISNDLLSIDGIIENIKVVYSHPQPFGQCRRWLKRNLPNAQLIECSSTAYAAQKASEEKGTAAISSSVAATIYNLKTVVSKIEDYPRNVTRFLIIGRDEVKRTGKDKTSIIFVTSHSPGALHKVLDPISKSNINLNKLESRPSKFENWNYFFIVDLDGHIADPILQETINNMRPLCLYLKWLGSYPKSKD, from the coding sequence ATGTGTTCTGAAGAAAAAAATAAAACTAATGAAAGAATTACAGGCATCAGGAATGCTATTGACGATATTGATGAAAAAATACTTCATCTAATAAATCAAAGGCTTGATTTAGCAAAAGAGATCGGAAAAGTTAAGGCGGAAACAGGGAATAATATACTTGATAAATCAAGGGAAACTGAACTTTTGCGAAGACTTTGCAGCCTCAACCAAGGGCCTTTAAGGGATAATGAAATTCATTATATATTTAACGATATAATTACGGTATCAAGGGAGCTTCAAAAACCTTTAAGAGTAGCTTATCTTGGGCCTCCAGCTACTTTTAGTCATCTTGCAGCTATGAATCATTTCGGAAATATTGTTTCGTGCGTTCCCCAACCAGGTATTCATGAAATATTCAGCGAAGTTGAAAAAGGCAGCTGTTATTATGGCATTGTTCCTGTTGAAAATTCTATCGAAGGTGCTGTTAACATTACTCTTGACCTTTTTTTTGAATCAGACCTTAAAATTTGTGCGGAACAATATCAGACTATTTCTAATGATCTTTTGTCAATAGACGGTATAATCGAAAATATTAAGGTGGTTTATTCTCATCCCCAGCCATTTGGCCAATGTAGAAGATGGCTTAAAAGAAATTTGCCAAATGCCCAACTTATTGAGTGCAGCAGCACTGCGTATGCTGCTCAAAAAGCATCAGAAGAAAAAGGAACCGCCGCTATTTCAAGCTCAGTTGCGGCAACAATTTATAACCTTAAAACCGTTGTATCAAAAATTGAGGACTATCCACGAAATGTAACAAGATTTCTTATAATCGGAAGAGATGAAGTAAAAAGAACCGGTAAGGATAAAACATCTATTATTTTTGTTACTTCCCATTCTCCAGGAGCTTTACATAAAGTTTTAGACCCAATATCTAAATCAAACATAAATCTTAATAAACTTGAATCAAGGCCAAGTAAATTTGAAAACTGGAATTATTTTTTTATTGTAGATTTAGACGGGCATATTGCAGACCCTATACTTCAGGAAACCATAAATAATATGCGGCCTCTTTGCCTATATTTAAAATGGCTTGGCTCATATCCAAAATCAAAAGATTGA
- a CDS encoding shikimate dehydrogenase, whose protein sequence is MKINASTSLFCVIGDPVSHSLSPIMHNAAFEHLNINAVYLAFNVKNVDSAISGIRDLGIKGTSVTIPHKVKVMNFLDKIDDTALKIGAVNTIVNQDGKLLGFNTDCLGAVKALMNKTPIKNKKVVLLGAGGAARAIGFGILNEGGNLSILNILEDEGQSLAKSLGVNYYHLSEYKKVDYEILINTTPVGMFPDVDKSPIPKDGIIKGSVIMDIIYNPLKTKLLHDAEAEGCLTIDGTNMFVYQGAIQFEMWTHQKAPIDIMKKTVIEELSALRCK, encoded by the coding sequence ATGAAAATTAATGCATCAACTTCCCTTTTCTGTGTTATTGGGGATCCTGTGTCCCATAGTTTAAGCCCTATAATGCATAATGCTGCTTTTGAGCATTTAAATATTAATGCTGTCTATCTTGCTTTTAATGTTAAAAACGTTGATTCAGCTATAAGCGGAATAAGAGATCTTGGAATAAAAGGCACAAGCGTTACTATTCCCCATAAAGTCAAGGTAATGAATTTTTTAGATAAGATTGACGATACAGCTTTAAAAATAGGAGCTGTAAACACAATAGTTAATCAGGATGGAAAACTTTTGGGTTTTAATACGGATTGTCTTGGCGCTGTAAAAGCTTTAATGAATAAAACCCCAATAAAAAATAAAAAAGTAGTACTTCTTGGCGCTGGCGGGGCTGCTCGCGCAATAGGATTCGGAATACTTAATGAAGGAGGCAATCTTTCTATTTTAAATATTTTAGAAGACGAAGGTCAATCCCTTGCAAAATCACTTGGAGTTAATTATTATCATTTATCGGAATATAAAAAAGTAGATTATGAAATTTTAATTAATACAACTCCAGTCGGAATGTTTCCAGATGTGGATAAAAGCCCTATTCCTAAAGATGGGATAATAAAAGGATCTGTAATTATGGATATAATTTATAATCCTTTAAAAACTAAATTGCTCCATGATGCTGAAGCAGAAGGCTGTTTAACGATAGACGGAACAAATATGTTTGTATATCAAGGGGCAATCCAATTTGAAATGTGGACTCACCAAAAAGCTCCAATTGATATAATGAAAAAGACTGTTATAGAAGAATTGTCGGCATTGCGCTGTAAGTAG
- the aroA gene encoding 3-phosphoshikimate 1-carboxyvinyltransferase has translation MIEIIPTKIKDCDISVPGSKSYTHRIIIAAALSDGVCKINNDLRSEDTVFTGSALEQMGIKMEQHLDYVIVHGASGKFKPCSEPVYLGNSGTSMRLMTGVAALGEGLYTLTGTERMHQRPIVDLIDSLSRLGVCAKAVNDGCPPVEIKGRNIKGGSVPIKCDISSQFLSSLLLIAPYTRKGLEITVTAGPVSKPYIDMTIDVMEKFGVKVKRDGYEFFKVQGGQIYKSGEYNVEPDLSQASYFWAAGAITGAKVKVKGVKKNSIQGDLRLTDVFAAMGCKVSYENDGISVAGGNLEGIEVDMSDMPDMVPTLAVVAAFAKGTTEIKNVAHLKAKESDRLGAVANELTKMGIAVSSSDSGLIIQGGQPKGVSINTYNDHRIAMSFAIAGLSTPGVLIQNEKCVDKSFPNFWEVFQGFYK, from the coding sequence ATGATAGAAATTATTCCAACAAAAATTAAAGATTGTGATATTAGTGTTCCGGGCTCTAAAAGCTATACCCATAGAATAATAATTGCAGCTGCACTTTCAGATGGAGTCTGCAAAATAAATAATGATCTTAGAAGTGAAGATACAGTTTTTACAGGATCCGCTTTGGAGCAAATGGGCATAAAAATGGAACAACATCTTGATTATGTTATTGTTCATGGAGCGAGCGGAAAATTTAAACCTTGTTCTGAGCCTGTATATCTTGGAAACTCAGGAACGTCAATGAGACTTATGACAGGAGTTGCGGCTTTAGGAGAAGGCCTTTATACTCTTACCGGCACAGAAAGGATGCATCAACGTCCTATTGTTGACTTGATTGATTCTTTAAGTCGTCTTGGAGTTTGTGCAAAAGCTGTTAATGATGGCTGCCCTCCTGTTGAAATAAAAGGTAGAAATATAAAAGGAGGTTCTGTTCCAATAAAATGTGATATTAGCAGCCAATTTCTATCATCTTTGCTTTTAATTGCTCCTTATACACGAAAAGGCCTTGAAATAACTGTTACAGCTGGTCCTGTTTCAAAGCCCTATATAGATATGACAATTGATGTTATGGAAAAATTCGGAGTAAAGGTCAAAAGAGACGGATACGAATTTTTTAAAGTTCAAGGGGGACAAATATACAAAAGCGGAGAATATAATGTAGAACCTGACTTATCCCAAGCCAGCTATTTTTGGGCTGCTGGTGCAATTACAGGTGCTAAAGTTAAGGTTAAAGGTGTTAAAAAAAATTCTATTCAGGGAGATCTCCGTTTAACTGACGTTTTTGCGGCTATGGGTTGTAAAGTTTCCTATGAAAATGATGGGATTTCTGTTGCTGGCGGTAATTTAGAAGGCATTGAAGTTGATATGTCGGATATGCCTGATATGGTTCCAACTTTGGCGGTAGTTGCGGCTTTTGCAAAAGGAACGACAGAAATAAAAAATGTTGCTCACCTTAAAGCTAAGGAAAGTGATAGACTTGGAGCTGTTGCTAATGAGCTTACTAAAATGGGAATAGCTGTAAGTTCAAGTGATTCAGGTCTTATAATTCAAGGAGGACAGCCTAAAGGAGTATCCATAAACACGTATAATGATCATAGAATCGCTATGAGTTTTGCTATCGCTGGTCTTTCTACTCCAGGCGTTTTAATTCAGAATGAAAAATGTGTAGATAAATCG